One genomic region from Marmota flaviventris isolate mMarFla1 chromosome 6, mMarFla1.hap1, whole genome shotgun sequence encodes:
- the LOC139706124 gene encoding putative POM121-like protein 1-like has translation MEGAQGAPIWDNSSRVPFHPGKAKTHDNWNLQRVNAEIGLVKVRTCSTPQELPSTCSKSLLSPLTAPTSIGVQPICAAILAASGEGQGRCTSLRGEIPGLAIAATPQTQHLQPFRDDPKTSLAEEGLLRWPLELPTSAFAKTAMETSHSKCCPSPLPPALSGRDLPEGSHKKPGHGPRRLPSTGWPLRASWAGGTTRRSSCRSSCRHPATAPQRLRKVPARCFSRVLRTLGSFLGDLDIASSLRMPGLLRRMLLSIAAFMNSCIPGRRLRQPPCRVQGQEVAPCQLPAPQEPCPGRTVITAPGDSGQVVAEQAEHPVDREHQRGRPQVTGRASAFRPLGAHSGVPAFVPRPGPLWRNLCTQSSQDRAESSRAICMSSCPKRNPISSSYSSTRGLQALKRRAPDPSKGEPPLECSSSLGIPPKKAQGEKVAEGRAGHPLPKKKSSPTGDTSRPRKRKFPLLQCRRGEPLKLPPPLLVAHPVTAEDLDREKKKALQRINRLLMGETQAIGNSCAMAPQAHGGVPSPLGGARPLPSVGLSQTFPHPPSSTTMVAHTPVWVSSAVSSQSHPPITNLTGPLSPSLPIAALALPPRPSLSTLAGLAAQLVAPFGVTPLNTTMPSQPPHLGPPSTLGRSFRRSHQGPKPYCTHRPSPVASSSSPARRVRGHILYGKQPLTPGATVPPNSGVPGGMKPGAPSLVSCHQLGHVGAPGPGAAPMPPLTVGPTTLGSLNYSTLGSDKQRNSTVGPRGSTQTHSVTSKAAGRRDLSLGQTSRKKRSSSESRETPKSREHRGASLGNDTYTAPSQSTTMAPRKHTKEGKKGQGKSGVPTPSAIPQSLPIQKHQSLPQGTSTPTEKGISSLPSVPGTSRRSESPDLLPELMSAFGAWCSSSQRGETPSNRQQQGAMLEQNTSSAPSQSTTMAPRKHTKEGKKGQGKSGVPTPSAIPQSLPIQKHQSLPQGTSTPTEKGISSLPSVPGTSRRSESPDLLPELMSAFGAWCNSSQRGETPSNRQQQGAMLEQNTSSAPSQSTTMAPRKHTKEGKKGQGKSGVPTPSAIPQSLPIQKHQSLPQGTSTPTEKGISSLPSVPGTSRRSESPDLLPELMSAFGAWCSSSQRGGTPSNRQQHGAQLEHNTSSAPSQSTTMGTKGQKARHTPGKATSGVATVTAIPQSLPTQKGLSSPGGTSTTSSKSTSTLTSTRNPSMSPGSPDWLPDLISAFGAMVISPRGETRSHPLLNHQNAAVPLSRIFLRSKDLDNLKLFRTFLFVIMPESEGNFHVLPQLKNTDPKRRNNPRSMKMKPNPDKAITLDCYTDKRSEKAAEEV, from the exons ATGGAAGGGGCCCAAGGAGCACCCATTTGGGACAACAGTTCCAG GGTGCCCTTCCATCCAGGAAAAGCCAAGACCCATGACAACTGGAACCTCCAAAGAGTGAATGCTGAGATTGGACTGGTGAAAG TCCGCACGTGCTCCACGCCCCAAGAGCTACCCTCAACCTGCAGCAAGAGCCTGCTCAGCCCTCTGACTGCCCCCACGTCCATCGGAGTTCAGCCCATCTGTGCTGCCATCCTGGCTGcctctggggaggggcagggtcgTTGCACCAGTCTGAGGGGAGAGATCCCTGGCCTTGCCATAGCTGCCACCCCTCAAACCCAGCATCTACAACCCTTCCGAGATGATCCGAAAACCTCACTGG CCGAAGAAGGCCTTCTGCGATGGCCGCTAGAATTACCCACTAGCGCCTTCGCTAAGACTGCCATGGAGACTTCCCACAGCAAGTGTTGTCCCTCACCCCTGCCGCCGGCGCTGAGTGGCAGAGACCTGCCAGAAGGGTCCCACAAGAAGCCCGGTCATGGGCCTCGCCGACTTCCCTCTACTGGTTGGCCACTAAGGGCTTCCTGGGCTGGTGGCACCACTCGCAGGTCATCTTGCAGGTCATCTTGCCGCCATCCTGCAACTGCTCCTCAGCGGTTGCGAAAAGTGCCTGCTCGGTGCTTTTCCAGGGTCCTGCGGACCCTTGGATCTTTTCTCGGAGACTTGGATATTGCCTCCTCCCTCCGCATGCCAGGTCTCCTGAGGAGGATGCTGCTGTCAATTGCAGCTTTCATGAATTCCTGCATCCCAGGCCGCAGACTCAGACAGCCGCCTTGTAGGGTGCAGGGGCAGGAAGTGGCTCCTTGCCAGCTTCCAGCACCCCAAGAACCCTGCCCAGGGAGGACTGTGATCACAGCCCCTGGAGACAGTGGCCAAGTGGTGGCTGAGCAAGCAGAGCACCCTGTAGATAGAGAACATCAGAGGGGGCGCCCTCAGGTCACTGGGAGAGCATCTGCTTTTAGGCCCCTGGGGGCCCATAGCGGTGTGCCTGCCTTTGTGCCCAGGCCTGGGCCTCTGTGGAGAAACCTCTGCACCCAGAGCTCCCAAGACAGAGCTGAGAGCTCCCGGGCCATCTGCATGAGCTCCTGCCCCAAAAGAAACCCCATCAGCAGCTCCTACAGCTCCACAAGAGGTCTCCAAGCCCTGAAGAGGAGGGCTCCAGACCCATCCAAGGGGGAGCCGCCCCTGGAATGTTCTTCATCCCTAGGGATTCCCCCAAAGAAGGCCCAGGGTGAGAAGGTGGCAGAAGGCAGGGCGGGACACCCATTGCCCAAGAAGAAGTCCTCACCCACGGGAGACACCAGTAGGCCACGGAAACGCAAGTTTCCTCTCCTGCAATGCCGCCGAGGGGAACCTCTGAAGCTGCCACCACCTCTGTTAGTGGCCCATCCAGTGACTGCTGAGGACCTAgacagggagaagaagaaagctcTGCAGCGCATCAACCGTCTTCTGATGGGTGAGACCCAGGCCATTGGGAACAGCTGTGCCATGGCCCCACAAGCCCATGGGGGGGTCCCCTCTCCACTGGGAGGGGCCAGGCCTCTgccatcagtgggcctcagccagacctttcCCCATCCCCCCAGCAGCACAACCATGGTGGCCCACACCCCCGTGTGGGTCAGCTCTGCTGTCTCTTCCCAGAGCCATCCTCCCATTACCAATCTTACAGGACCGCTCTCCCCCAGCCTGCCAATTGCTgctttggcccttcctcccaggccctctctcaGCACATTGGCAGGCTTGGCTGCACAGCTAGTGGCCCCCTTTGGGGTCACACCCTTGAACACCACTATGCCTTCACagcccccacatctggggcctccctCCACCTTGGGTAGGAGCTTCCGGcgctctcaccagggcccaaagccctaCTGTACTCACAGGCCCTCACCTGTAGCAAGCTCCAGCTCTCCAGCTCGAAGGGTGCGAGGACACATTCTGTATGGTAAGCAGCCTCTCACCCCTGGAGCCACTGTCCCACCAAATTCTGGGGTTCCTGGTGGGATGAAGCCTGGAGCCCCTAGCTTAGTCAGCTGTCATCAGCTTGGACACGTGggagctccaggtccaggggCAGCTCCAATGCCACCCTTGACTGTGGGCCCAACAACCTTGGGCAGCCTAAACTACTCAACCCTTGGGTCTGACAAACAGAGAAACTCCACTGTGGGTCCTCGTGGTAGCACCCAGACACATTCAGTGACTTCAAAGGCAGCTGGGAGGAGAGACTTGTCCTTGGGTCAGACATCACGCAAGAAAAGATCAAGCTCAGAAAGTAGAGAAACCCCCAAAAGTAGAGAGCACCGTGGGGCAAGTTTGGGAAATGACACCTACACTGCCCCTAGCCAGAGCACCACCATGGCACCCAGAAAACACACCAAAGAGGGTAAAAAAGGGCAAGGAAAGAGTGGAGTTCCTACCCCGAGTGCCATTCCTCAAAGCCTGCCCATCCAGAAACACCAAAGCTTACCTCAGGGGACAAGCACTCCCACTGAAAAGGGTATCTCTAGTTTGCCTTCAGTCCCTGGGACATCAAGGAGATCAGAGAGCCCAGACTTGCTTCCTGAACTCATGTCAGCCTTTGGGGCCTGGTGTAGCTCCTCCCAAAGAGGAGAAACCCCAAGCAACAGGCAGCAACAAGGAGCAATGTTGGAACAGAACACCTCCAGTGCCCCTAGCCAGAGCACCACCATGGCACCCAGAAAACACACCAAAGAGGGTAAAAAAGGGCAAGGAAAGAGTGGAGTTCCTACCCCGAGTGCCATTCCTCAAAGCCTGCCCATCCAGAAACACCAAAGCTTACCTCAGGGGACAAGCACTCCCACTGAAAAGGGTATCTCTAGTTTGCCTTCAGTCCCTGGGACATCAAGGAGATCAGAGAGCCCAGACTTGCTTCCTGAACTCATGTCAGCCTTTGGGGCCTGGTGTAACTCCTCCCAAAGAGGAGAAACCCCAAGCAACAGGCAGCAACAAGGAGCAATGTTGGAACAGAACACCTCCAGTGCCCCTAGCCAGAGCACCACCATGGCACCCAGAAAACACACCAAAGAGGGTAAAAAAGGGCAAGGAAAGAGTGGAGTTCCTACCCCGAGTGCCATTCCTCAAAGCCTGCCCATCCAGAAACACCAAAGCTTACCTCAGGGGACAAGCACTCCCACTGAAAAGGGTATCTCTAGTTTGCCTTCAGTCCCTGGGACATCAAGGAGATCAGAGAGCCCAGACTTGCTTCCTGAACTCATGTCAGCCTTTGGGGCCTGGTGTAGCTCCTCCCAAAGAGGAGGTACCCCAAGCAACAGGCAGCAACATGGGGCACAGTTAGAACACAACACCTCCAGTGCCCCTAGCCAGAGCACCACCATGGGGACCAAGGGACAGAAAGCAAGGCACACACCAGGGAAAGCAACCTCTGGTGTGGCCACAGTTACTGCCATCCCCCAAAGCCTGCCCACACAGAAAGGCTTAAGCTCTCCTGGGGGAACCAGCACCACCTCCTCAAAATCAACCTCTACTTTGACGTCCACCCGTAATCCATCTATGAGCCCTGGGAGCCCAGACTGGCTCCCAGATCTGATCTCTGCTTTTGGAGCCATGGTCATCAGCCCACGTGGAGAAACAAGAAGC CACCCTCTGCTCAATCATCAAAATGCAGCTGTACCTCTATCCAGAATATTTTTGAGGTCCAAAGACTTGGACAACCTGAAGCTTTTCAGGACCTTCCTGTTTGTCATTATGCCTGAATCAGAGGGGAACTTCCATGTCCTTCCCCAGCTGAAGAACACAGATCCT aaaagaagaaacaacccaCGTTCTATGAAGATGAAGCCAAATCCAGATAAGGCCATCACTTTAGATTGTTATACTGACAAGAGAAGTGAGAAAGCTGCAG